The window atataattttttccaaaaaataaatatgataatagagtCCATAtctctacattttttaaattgtaaaaatagcaaatataaaaattaataactttcTGATGGTTCTATAATAGTCGTCCGATAGtgatttgataattatatgatatcactaattacttgtcatatttgtcatattctCAATACGTAAAAAGAAGATGTTATATGgactgtttttttaaaatttaatacaatttttcaaatttcaaattttgtcaaatattttaaaagttatttaatcCAAATCATTTCAGTTGCAATATAGTCAagctaattatttttttttcaaatatttcatattctttttcaaattaaccaaatattttatattctttttcaaacgAGGGTAGGACACAACCACAACACTACAACCATACTTTGTTTACACAGAACATTATAATCTAACactttaaaattgatattaaaatataaaaattgataatgtGTCTTTGTTGGTCCCTACCTAAATGTGTCGGTGTTGGTATGCACTATTAAAAATTGGTCATTGTCTTTCCAGCCCTACACACCATACCGAAGCTCCCAAAATATTTCTTCTCAGCCATTGGTTTATAGGACCacagtaaataaataaatatacatatatttattataattgttaaaacataataattatgatttatattGGGAAGTTATGGTTTTTTCTTCGTCTAAGCCTAATCTAAAGATagattctcaaattatatttgactTTAATCGACtagattgaaaattaatttgaaaatggtttaattttctcaaattttagtttttacgAATTTAAACCTCTAAAACCCCACGTAAGTTTAGGGGGAAATGTTATATAACTATATAGGACAATGTATGTCTaggttttattattttgaaagataagTGTTGGTTTGTGGATTATCATTTTCGATACGGCTTTGGAtgcaatatttaattttttctttttttaaaaaaatcatcagCCACATAGTTAAAATGAACATGTTAGAAATGAGtttttaatgcatattttaataaaataaataatttttggacCAATCGTATTGTTTAATATTCCAACTATTTTTCCATTATAAATATACACTCCTTCTCCTCTAAAAACCATCAATATAATACTTTCTCTcctctaaaagaaaaagaaacaaaaatgacaaGCAGTGAGGTCATCTCTACAACAACGGGGCAAAGGAGGTAAtcaaaaaacaatattttagctaccttttcttttatatatatatatatagatctaTTTGAAtatcttctaatttttatatccataattaatattaatttgcagtttttctttcttttctttgtttttttgtttttttttttttttttgtcaacaaTTCCAGTGTTAAGCATGTTATTcagggttttctttttttaattccaaaataaaatattgaaaaacatgaagtcgtttgaaaatcaattttgggAATTATAGCTAGGGTCATCTTTGCTAGTATTTGATATTGAGATGTTGATAAAAAATCATGGCTTTTGAATCACTTGTCTATTGATGACTTTATGTCCATTTTAatccaaagaagaaaaagaaaaaacaaacaaacagcaagctttgtatttctttagtttatttgGTTCATATTCTAATTCCTTGTGTGTGATATTCCATTAGACTAGAGGGAAAGGTGGCCATAATAACCGGCGGTGCAAGCGGGATTGGGGAATGCACTGCAAAACTCTTTGTCCACCATGGTGCCAAAGTAGTGGTTGCAGACATCCAAGACGACCTCGGTCGTGCACTATGCGCCAACGTGCTCGGCTCGACCAACTCCCTCTACGTTCACTGCGATGTCACAGACGAATCCCAAGTCCAAGCAGCAGTGGCAGCTGCAGTAGAAACCTTCGGCAAGCTCGACATCATGATGAACAATGCAGGCATAGCCGACCCCAGCAAGCCTCGAATCATCGACAACGATAAACAAGACTTTGATCGAGTCCTCAGCGTCAACATCACTGGTGTCTTCCTCGGCATCAAACATGCAGCACAGGCCATGATCCCAGTCAAAACTGGCTCCATTTTATCGACCGCAAGCGTGGCATCATATATCGGTGGCTCTGCATCGCACGCTTACACATGCTCGAAGCACGCAGTGGTTGGGCTAACGAAAAATGCCGCGGTGGAGTTGGGGCAGTTTGGGATTAGGGTAAATTGCTTGTCGCCTTATGTGTTGGCGACGCCGTTAGCAACGGAATTTGTGGATTTGGACGGGGCGGAGTTTGAGAAGTATGCGAGTTCTAGGGCAAATTTGAAAGGAGTAACACTTAAGGCTGAAGATGTGGCTAATGCAGCTTTGTTTTTGGCAAGTGATGAAAGTAGGTATGTGAGTGGCCataatttgtttgttgatgGAGGTTTTAGTATTGTTAATCCTAATATCCAAATCTTCCAATACCCTCAATAGGTGCTTGGTCCGAAGTGTTAagaataaagatgaaaaaatctaaatattattGTGTCATGAATTAAATTGTAGCCTTTTCATCTCATATATTGTTTTCGTGGTTGTATGCAGCTTTTTCCTAATTGCTTTTTTGTACACTACGAAATTTCGTGTAATAAATGAAACTGTATTAAAGAAATAACTATaacgatagattttatattataatacatTTGAGTAAAGCTTGGAATATGTTGGAAGGTGTCACCCCAGCAATTGCAATCCCTCTCTCtcagttttcttaaattttcttcttcatccaaaTCTCaatttcacttcttttttcctccttCATCAATCGCCTAATCgttctttgttcttttcctcctcattttttttctctaatattcTTTATTTCCTGATTATTCCTTTCCCGATCTCCACTCCATATAACcctttttcttcatcatcaatTTTTGCCTTTAACCTCTTTCTTTCACCATAAGCTTGCAAATCTAAAAGAGTCCAAGGACCACGTGCTCTAGTgttggaaatgaaaataaaggaaagttgGAGATTGCGATTGAGATtcggagaaagaaaaaaagacacaCAGAAAGGGCCATGGGGAGATGGAGGAatgaagataaaagaaaacctcttttcaaaaagagagagagagagaggactGAGGAGATGgacaaaggaagaagaaagagaataaaatttaaaaataaaaacaaaacgtCGGCACCATAAAAATGGGTCACGTGAAAGGGGTGTGCAGGTGACACCCGCGAGcatccaaatttaattttgtctaTGCTAAAGTCTGgctgatttttaaaaaaatttgggaaaaatggatattttcaaaactattttgataaaatggtGTTTTTTTGGCATTATTAGAATGCGTGAAAGAGACGCATTCCatgttattttttctctttctttttatggaaaacaaaataatgaagtCAGTGGATCCCATCAATTTATATGATCGTGggctatttaatttatattgttaTCCTTatccttattattattattacagtattaatattttaaaataacaaaatttatgtaaaaattatttttataaaattataaaaatattttactttttattcttcCATCACTTACATATTTATTATGGATTTATATCCTATCTtgtatttgttattgatttaaatCCTATCTCAATTTATCCTTTCATCTCTTATTgcctttcattttaataacaaatcatttctaatttgtatcaattaaaaattgttaaatatttttgaaacaaaattgaatctatacaatatcaaaatttacaaagttaaaaaaaataatcaaaatatcaaaaagaGTTAAACATATTGAAGATATAATTAAACACTAAAGCTACCATTTACCTTCCtacttaaatatttcattccactaatttttttcataattaaataataatattaataattaataattagagataattgcaaatttagcaattaaattcaaaataattaagtatatagcaacattttaaaaaaactgcaaatatagtaaaatttgtaaaattctATCAAGGATAGAGTCTATGACTGATAGATTATGTTGTAAAAATGGatctatcatcgatagaacATACgaatctatcagtgatacaagtctatcagcgataattttgctatatttgcaattttttttaatgttgctatatccttaattattatttctcaaatggtcatccaCTACAACTAccctaataattaaataaacaataataataataatttatggaTCCACTCCATCAATTTTAtctaaatagtttttgaaaatacacattttccctatttttaaaaaacaacgcTTTTCTTGGGATCGTCCCCTAAAGTCCACATCCATGACTGAATACACTAGAAAGACTTAAAATCAAGACTCCAAATGGAAGAAAGATAACTATACCATTTAACTGAatacaacaacaataacatataaaatctatctttatttgaattcaaattttcttcttgattatttatatgtcattttttttaaatttactatcaAATTATTGTTTCAAAAGGATGATgcattgaatttgaaaataaattattcacGAAAACAATGGAGATcgtttttatgatttttcttttctgtgtCATAATCAACaccaaagtttaaaatatccATCTCAATAAAGATATCaaactcaaataaattatgaaagaagtatatatttataaaatattgatttggatagatattttaaaaaaattataaacacacgaaataataaaagtaatacctaaattattttcaaataaatagaCAGGATTATTATTTACCTAATATATAAGTGATATTTTGATGCTCATTTTGgtgttttatgatttttttctagTATAATAGAAATGTTGATTCACTCTTTACATCCATATTGAAGCTATTGATATTTGAATGTcatttaataagaaatatcGATTAATTAAATTCTGTCACATCattacaacaaaattataataattataatttgattgaatttggGTAGTCAAGTTTTCTCTTATCCAACCCAATTCAAGCCTTCGATGAAAAATTGGGTCAAACAAGGGAGCCTGAGCCCTCTAAAAAAATGGGCCCAAGTCCAAGCCAAAGCACAACGGGCAAATGGGTCCAAGTTCAAGTCCACTTAAAGtctatgaaatttttttataagtagAGACCTTTGTCATTCATTTGGAgatttttggttgaaaaaagaattgaagctctcaataattgaaatactcaaatttctaaaaagcTCTCAAGATCTGCAAATTCTTATTAACTACGAGATCATAATCttttgaaagattgaagacttaAGATCAAACTATCGTCATCTTCTGAAAtattgaagacttggaagatcaaatttttcttgaatttcatAAGATTGAAACTCAAATAGACTTGCAGTTACAACATTCTTAAGACcgaagattaaaatattttaagttttaatttgtatttgagagaaagcatcaaatgagtaaatattCGAGATTGTATCAACTATACAAAGTTCAATTACATAAATTACATTTATCCCGAAATCTCATGTGAACAAATACATCTATGATTAAGTACTATTATTTGtagatgatatttttttaaaaaataaatatattataattataaaataggtttataacttaaaaagtaaataggTTTGTTTTTGCAAACattgtatttaagaaaatgtgaCAAATCAATCATCCAATCGATTAAAATGgtgaaaaagtagaaaacgaCAAATCACACATCCCTCCAATAATCAATTTAATGCATTAAAATAGGAAGTTGAAGTTCAACCACAAATCAGTCCTCAAACcctcacttttttcttcttattattactttttttaaggttttatAAACatccttccattttcaaaatatgagGATCTTGAACACAActtaatattttcaactttctaatcaattatataataataataataataataataataataaaagagttTTTACaagaacaatatttttaaaatctattttaaagattggatttatattgtatattaaaatgaaagagcTTTAAACATTTAAGTGATTTCTACTCTTTTGGAATACTTCAAGGTAAACATAAGTTATGAGTTTAATTTCAAGTATTAAGAAAGCAATTGTAAtagttttctaaataatttattgtaatatataacTTTAAGGTTAACCTTAgcataattcaattatcttGTACTACTGAACTTAAACTAAGATCCTCACACTCCAACAAATTTGGTCTTTCTTGACGCAcgcaaagttttcaaaattgactATTTGTCCCTCTGTTAGAGGTGTTCCAAAAATGTCTGCGATCGAGTAAATAGCTCGACGAACGAATGGATCGGATCGAATTGGAAAATGGAAAGATTTGTACAAGTTATACCTTTTGTCACCACTTTGTGGAAAATCGTTAGGTATGAATATGTTAGATACCTGTGACTCGATtggtgaaatattttttttgatacAATGTTTATCTTGACAGTCATGTATGTCAAGAAAAGttcacttattttattaaagaaatatgaaaaaatgtaaaaaaaaaaatgtggattCTTTTTTCCTTGATGGGCAAAGATTACTCAGTTTTGTTGATAGTTcacaaacgtcaagaaaacTATTTATCGATGGacaataaacaatatattagtTGACCGACAATGCTCATCAAGTTAATTAGGTTTTTTTATGGACAAGACCCATCAAGAGatgaattttattgatttgtaaaTGGTCatccttgaaaaaaaattatatatttgttttggatttcttgatgagttcataattttcttgatggatAAAGACCAAAAGAAGATTATGGTTATTgcccataaaaaaaattataattttgagtttatgaTAAGATCGTGAACAAGGCCCATCAAGCAAAATGATATCTTGATAGATATTGccataagaaaaaaactatttttcacgAACCATGAAATTCGGACCCTCATTAGCGATCTCATGAAACACAATATTTATcagtaatattattaaatttttactattttctttttcaattattactttctatttatcaataatacaatattactttttaaataattaactaacgtaattataattagattgaGATAAATGACTTTATCATAATCAAATTAGTTATCGTGTTCAACTTTAATGAGTTgaattcaaagtttataattttgggtttttaagatttatagaAGTTGTAGCAGTTGATAACATAaacttagctcaactgacatttgtatatatttgtagACAAAAAGTTTCGAGTTCAAATCTCCCACTCTGCactttaagaaaagaaaaatgagaagatcATGAAAATGCTAATTAACACGTACCTAATgacttaaaaatttaaattacatataaatgtaatatatcacatttaatatatcatatataacaTTGTTTCCCCTTTTTGGATGgttagtgaaagaaaaaaatggagaggAAGAATGAATGTGaattattcaatttgaaattggCTACTTATTAAATGaccttttcatcttctttgtattttcttcttcttcttcttcatttttcgtCCTAATGAAGCTCATGACCATACATTTCTTCAACAGTGGggccttcttttttttctctcttctcgaGAAGGCCTCAGCTCTCAAGTTGGTGtacttttttctattgaaaactaaaacaacaaaaactcttatattacttattttagttggataataaaagataaattttagtaTTAGTTTTAGTATCTTATACATAactctttaaatttatattcaattataCTATAATAGGTGGTAAACGATCCAATCGGATTAAGATGTGATATATAacgtttctaaaatttatagacTACAATGAAAACAAGATTCTTCCctattaaacttaatttaaagaCAAGATTCTTAAATCTACCAATAATATTCTTGAATTGTCTTAATCAAAACAATGGgaatacttttataaatatttcctCAAGGGTGAACATTGGTACATGTCTTTTTCCTCAAAACcgaaattaatttaatttatttttctaccaATATTAAATCATCAGTCCATTAGTTTAGCTTAATTAATTGGGTTTGGTTCAGTACGTTTAATGAAGGCCTCTATTCATATTGCTTGTTTCAACTCTgtgttttggttgttttgaatGACAATAGTTGAAACAAGTAATTGTTATAAACTTATTGATTGTTCAACAACTATGAGTGGGCATTCAATTACACTGTCATGAACTTTCAAGAATTGAAAAGTGCATGTATATATGGCCACAAAATATAACCAATCCAACCTGATGTAGGGTTAAATCAACTCAAACCAAGGACCTTCTCTAACATGGGGTTCTTCATTTATTTCCGTTGGTTGCAACCTTTCCTACTAACATTAACATTTCAGATTTACCCAAACAAATAGTTTCCTCCAGTTTTTCGTCGTCCCTTGCTGGCATATCAGGTAAATTTTTGGCTTCACAATTCTACTTCTTGTAGTCTAATGATCTCCAACATTTTGCTTGTGTTCATCAACTTCTATTCTATCCGTGTAAACTCGAGACTTTCCTTCGatctttttgttcaaaataaaGCATTTAGGAAATATTTTGCTCGTAGATTTTGTGTGGAAAATGGCCGGGTCAATCTTGTAATTGAAGTTACGGGTaggaaatatttataaaagaaaagaagagaaagaggaagaaagtgAGAGTTTTCGcgatatatatctaaaattatGATTCTACCTCTATTGTCAACGGCCAGCGCTATTTTGATCTTTTCATCGATTACTCTTGTGGTTGTACATGGATTACTCTCCCATGTATGTTTAGGCATATACTCTTTGTTATAATAAACACTTGattattctattcaataaaatattaagacttttctcaataaaataaaataataagaaaaccCAACAGTGACAAccttcttaaattaattttcgaTGTATACGCAATATGTTTGGTGGGTATTTCCAACTTTGTCTTATCCGAAATTGAGAAGGTTTGttattacaaataataataataataataataataaataaataaattgttaaaccAATCTTTTCCATTATAAATCAAAACCCTCCGATCCCCACTAAACCAATCCATATACTCTCTctctaaaagaagaagaagaggaagaaaagaaataatggcAAGCAATGAGATTATTTCTACAACTACTTGGCAAAGGAGGTAAACCAAACAAcaatatttgatttcatttccCTAACCTTTTTAtccttaattttcaaactctttcCTTCATTCTTCCCTGTCTTTCACcaatttagtatatatattcatatatactCATCTTCTTCGACTTCTTCTCATCATCGATCACCTCgacttgaaaaagaaaactagtcCTTGAGTTTTGTacctttcttttaatcttattATATCTAAGCAAAACATAAAGCACGTCCTCATCATCTTATTATTTCCATAAGATGATTGGgttttaatacaaaaattttagtttaaacaaAGTAAACATTTTAATGCATTTTTATAGCATACTTATCGATAAACCAATGACCAAGCACACAAATTTTATccagaaaaaaaagtcaaggAGAAAAAACATCCTTAGCTAGCTAGGCCCCCCAATGTGATCAGTTTTCATTagcttatttatattatatttaatatatgaatgTACCAACTCAAGGCTAATGAAAATTACTTCAGcttatatttatctttaaattaCAAGTTGAGTTCAAGTTGTACATGAACTCTTACACGAGTGCTTGTTTGATCAGGTTGAAGAGTGTATACTTTAGTTCTTCACCTTCCCATGTTCAATTTTCGCATTTAGCAGATctctaaaatttaatgatagattcttaaattttttattttgtcctGTTTTCTGATCCAATAGGTTAGAAGGAAAGGTGGCCCTAATAACCGGTGGCGCAAGTGGGATTGGCGAATGCACTGCAAAACTCTTTGTCCACCATGGTGCCAAAGTAGTCATCGCAGACATCCAAGACGACCTCGGTCATGCACTATGTGCCAACGTGCTCGGCTCGACCAACTCTCTCTATGTTCACTGCGATGTCACAGAGGAATCCCAAGTCCAAGAGGCAGTGGCAGCTGCCGTAGAAACCTTCGGCAAGCTCGACATCATGATGAACAATGCTGGCATAGCCGACCCCAGCAAGCCTCGAATCATCGACAATGATAAACATGACTTTGATCGAGTCCTCAGCATCAATGTCACTGGTGTCTTCCTCGGCATCAAACATGCGGCACAGGCTATGATCCCAGCCAAAACTGGCTCGATTTTATCGACTGCAAGTGTGGCATCTTATACCGGTGGCTCTGCATCGCACGCTTACACATGCTCGAAGCACGCAGTGGTGGGGCTAACGAAGAATGCTGCGGTGGAGTTGGGACAGTTTGGGATTAGGGTAAATTGCTTGTCGCCTTTTGCATTGGTGACGCCGTTGGCCACGAAGTTTGTGGGGTTGGATGGGCCGGAGTTTGAGAAGATTATGGGTTCTAAGGCAAATTTAAAAGGAGTAACGCTTAAGGCTGAAGATGTGGCTAATGCAGCTTTGTTTTTGGCAAGTGATGAAAGTAGGTATGTGAGTGGCCATAATTTGTTCATCGATGGAGGTTTTAGTATTGTTAATCCTAATATCGATATTTTCCAATACCCTCAAAATTAAGAGCCATGTTGAGACTAAACTAAGTCAGTACTTCGAAATAAACGAGAAGGCAGATTTCTAAATCTATATGAAATGGTTAAATGTGGTTGCCTCATTAAATAATACTACCCTTTATGCTCTTAATTAGCTATTGTTTAagattgaattttattatatatttgaaagagAAGATTTGTCAACATTTGTATTAGTGATTACCgatgattaaaatatttgtcaacATGCAAATATATCCGTAACATCCACACTAGcttaaaaaagatttgtttACAAATAGAAGCATTCCTAGCTCAATCATAATATCTTACGCTCAATATATCTCTATTCACATTGATAATTTAATCTTGAGTTATTACCTAAATATCagtgtgatttaaaataagCTAATGATAAATTGATCGATAGTGTCAAGCAAgttcttttctaaataatatatcatgTGTATACGTATGTACGAACAAATTTAGTATAGGTTTTGAAAGGGCTCGAACTCATCAATCTTATGTTCCTTTTAtgtaatatgaatatttaaagaaaaacggatattttttcttatttatcaATTGCTTGTCCGTAAAACTATCTTCTACTCCTTTCTTGATAAGCACTCAAGTCTCactcttttaatctttttttagattatttttgttaaaatttctGGATCCAACGCTAAACGTCAATGCGTGTAATATTTGGCTAAACGTAAATGCGTGTAATATTTGGGTTTGTGGTGTTTTAgcagttttttttatttgacctGTTTTCTTAACTAGTAGTCAAAGGGAAGAAGTTTCTTCACCCCTTAgtccaaaaaaaagaaaaagaaaaaaaaggacagaaaagaaagaaagaaaggagaacacaaagaaaatcaatttgagattgtattaattgatttttcttctctatggtctacttttcattttatccaaaaaatttcatctttttaattcatatatttgatttcaatttagtttgtaagttccaaaatattacaaattagaCTAtgtgattttagttttgtttcaacattaatttacACATTGTACGTTAAACTATTCATGTTTAGtgttaatatcaaataattaattttaaagaattaaaaagtaaatttaaaagttttagatCAAAATTATAGACATTAACAAGAAACACTAAAAAGTAAGTAGAGTgaataaaaagatgaaattgagtagaaagaaaaatgacataaaTGTGAATGATGAAACTGTGAAACATaagaattaaattcaaatcacaaaaTGGACATCTCACCTTACAATAATTGAACAGTGTGTGAAAGTGGGGGTTGTCCATTTTGTtgctaatttattttgtaaggCAGATAGCTAACAAACGTCTTTGAAGGCATCTTTGCGTATTATTGTccaatttgaaataattggTTCCTCAATGAATTCAAAGTCGGGCGGCGATTTTGTCACATATCATTCTCATTttatgacaaaaatatatgaagaATCCTAAtgtctttaattcttttaattatataatatttcataatgtgaaatttgagaaaatctCTACCCACTCCAGATTTTGATGcagaaataatatttaaaaagtttaatagaTAAAACTTATAACCTACCTGTAATTATGAGATATTAAATGTTgagattaaatttgtagaatgaTGTAAATTAAAGAACTCTAGAGAGTTCTTTCGTACAAGGATAATTATGGAGAAATGGATTTCACActagaaataatatatttgaattgcaaaaaataattgatatttaacgtttccaaaaaattattttatattaaataatattcaattgaGTTGGCATGTTCAACTATGAAATACAAAGACACctaactttttctttgtaatttacATAAATCATCAGCTTTTAACAccacaaaatcattttatataatcatattttaaaacaaaatggtttCTTTGGGCAAATTAAACATTGTAATTTATGGAAACAAAgagtttcaaaaaatatataatattaataggCTGTCCGAAAAACATTTGTTAGTTAATTGGCTGATGGCTGTTTTCCGATTATTCTCTCTATCATCTTTTGCTTTCAACATTGATGCTTACTTTTACTTAATAAATCTATACTTTCATCTATTTATCTTAgtattttagttaataaatcTATACTTTCATCTatactttttgtaatttgtgaAAACAAAGAGGCCGTctaaagaatatataatattaatcgACTGTCTGGAGAATATTTGTTAGTTAATTGGCTGCTGGCTTTTTTCCGATTATTCTCTCTATCATCTTTTGCTTTCAACATTGAGTTTacttttaattcatatatctctactttctttattctattgaatatattttgaagttagaATGATGAGGATATTAAGAAAGTGTTTACACAATGACGTTGATCGTGTGCAACTACTAATTCATATCCTATCTTTTTCCAAACAAGCGAATATATAACAGCATAACTggacaataaataatatataaaaatcaaaagaatataataaaagtctaaatattattaatcattactaattaatttatatatgtttttgctTTGTAAACCCTTGTAGGATACAATACActctaacaaaaattatacCGGATAAGACAAAAAAGTTACGTAGTTAGGTCCTAACTTCATGTGGATGTGCCCTTTCAATTAACCGGTGAA of the Cucumis sativus cultivar 9930 chromosome 3, Cucumber_9930_V3, whole genome shotgun sequence genome contains:
- the LOC101215420 gene encoding secoisolariciresinol dehydrogenase — encoded protein: MTSSEVISTTTGQRRLEGKVAIITGGASGIGECTAKLFVHHGAKVVVADIQDDLGRALCANVLGSTNSLYVHCDVTDESQVQAAVAAAVETFGKLDIMMNNAGIADPSKPRIIDNDKQDFDRVLSVNITGVFLGIKHAAQAMIPVKTGSILSTASVASYIGGSASHAYTCSKHAVVGLTKNAAVELGQFGIRVNCLSPYVLATPLATEFVDLDGAEFEKYASSRANLKGVTLKAEDVANAALFLASDESRYVSGHNLFVDGGFSIVNPNIQIFQYPQ
- the LOC101215654 gene encoding secoisolariciresinol dehydrogenase isoform X1, producing MASNEIISTTTWQRRLEGKVALITGGASGIGECTAKLFVHHGAKVVIADIQDDLGHALCANVLGSTNSLYVHCDVTEESQVQEAVAAAVETFGKLDIMMNNAGIADPSKPRIIDNDKHDFDRVLSINVTGVFLGIKHAAQAMIPAKTGSILSTASVASYTGGSASHAYTCSKHAVVGLTKNAAVELGQFGIRVNCLSPFALVTPLATKFVGLDGPEFEKIMGSKANLKGVTLKAEDVANAALFLASDESRYVSGHNLFIDGGFSIVNPNIDIFQYPQN
- the LOC101215654 gene encoding secoisolariciresinol dehydrogenase isoform X2 translates to MNSYTSACLIRLEGKVALITGGASGIGECTAKLFVHHGAKVVIADIQDDLGHALCANVLGSTNSLYVHCDVTEESQVQEAVAAAVETFGKLDIMMNNAGIADPSKPRIIDNDKHDFDRVLSINVTGVFLGIKHAAQAMIPAKTGSILSTASVASYTGGSASHAYTCSKHAVVGLTKNAAVELGQFGIRVNCLSPFALVTPLATKFVGLDGPEFEKIMGSKANLKGVTLKAEDVANAALFLASDESRYVSGHNLFIDGGFSIVNPNIDIFQYPQN